From a single Mycolicibacterium mengxianglii genomic region:
- a CDS encoding NAD-dependent epimerase/dehydratase family protein, with product MTDLPSPVLVTGASGFVGRHLVESLGAAGVDVVGAADTVGDFFDVTDPHQVHEVFTRFKPGSVVHLGGISGPMVSRDRPWSIVDVNIGGTANLLEAARITGTARVVLASSNAVYGNNPGPLDEQATVLRASSVYGATKVAGESLLAVYGRRYGMSTCSLRISAVYGPGRSTHCIIASFIRDALAHRVSRPAFGPDLARQYVYIDDVVRAVMCSLAPGSELDGQPINVSGAEMLKVGEIAEIVTDLLPQTRIEFGKGPDPDDDDIQGPFVLNRAKELLGFEPKVSLREGITRYLAHLQGEQDG from the coding sequence ATGACAGATCTACCGAGTCCGGTATTGGTTACCGGTGCCAGCGGGTTTGTCGGCCGACACCTGGTGGAATCCCTTGGAGCTGCAGGTGTCGATGTCGTCGGCGCGGCCGATACGGTCGGAGATTTTTTTGACGTCACCGACCCGCATCAGGTGCATGAGGTGTTCACTCGATTCAAACCCGGGTCCGTGGTGCACCTGGGCGGAATCTCCGGGCCGATGGTGTCGCGGGACCGCCCGTGGTCGATCGTCGACGTGAACATTGGGGGCACGGCCAATCTGCTCGAGGCCGCGCGCATCACCGGCACAGCGCGAGTCGTGTTGGCCTCGTCGAACGCCGTCTACGGCAACAACCCGGGGCCACTGGACGAGCAAGCGACGGTGTTGAGGGCATCCAGCGTCTACGGTGCCACCAAGGTCGCCGGCGAGAGTCTGCTGGCGGTGTACGGCCGCAGGTATGGCATGTCGACCTGTTCGCTGCGTATCTCTGCGGTGTACGGCCCTGGGCGGAGCACCCACTGCATCATCGCATCGTTCATTCGAGATGCACTGGCGCACCGGGTTTCTCGCCCTGCTTTCGGACCGGATTTAGCCCGCCAGTACGTCTACATCGACGACGTGGTGCGGGCTGTCATGTGCTCGCTGGCTCCCGGTTCCGAACTCGATGGCCAACCGATCAATGTCTCGGGTGCCGAGATGCTCAAGGTCGGCGAGATCGCCGAGATCGTGACCGACCTTCTACCCCAGACGCGAATCGAATTCGGCAAAGGCCCGGACCCCGATGACGACGACATCCAGGGCCCGTTCGTCCTGAACCGCGCCAAGGAGCTTCTCGGTTTCGAGCCGAAGGTGAGCTTACGCGAAGGCATCACTCGATACCTGGCTCACCTGCAGGGTGAGCAAGACGGCTGA
- a CDS encoding TauD/TfdA family dioxygenase: MTTSFSPTPLITSGLDRVRNYILNLDEPAAWNAEELESRRNTWDLALTATESALLGELTVEATEKFGQWSEGRGTREEWKKLAEPLTKYFAGVEHSLEGGTGIALLRNLPVRTPDAELPYNENLLWLIGAAIGQPVNQMGGGTLLASLAQRKKARADIVRPENTNEGLGYHTDGSDLLMLMCIRQAMVGGNSVVSSSARTVKEIARRYPELLPSLFEDYFPFDRQMEILEGDTSYYLTRLCTIVNGKITSRYVRLLIDAAQQRGDCPPLTERQLKLMEVFDEISNEGGVEVGFGSGDLVIANNYSVMHGRSEFIDSEDESQRRLLVRLWLAMENGRPLPFDFDRGVNHDGVARGGVPYTNIA, translated from the coding sequence ATGACGACCTCCTTCAGCCCAACCCCGCTGATCACCTCGGGTCTGGATCGGGTACGTAACTACATCCTCAACTTGGACGAGCCTGCCGCCTGGAATGCCGAAGAACTCGAATCCCGACGCAATACCTGGGATCTCGCCCTCACCGCCACCGAGAGCGCCCTGCTCGGTGAACTCACCGTGGAAGCAACCGAGAAGTTCGGACAGTGGTCGGAAGGAAGAGGCACGCGCGAAGAGTGGAAGAAACTCGCCGAACCACTGACCAAGTACTTTGCCGGGGTCGAGCATTCCCTCGAGGGGGGTACCGGTATCGCTCTGTTGCGCAACCTGCCGGTGCGCACCCCGGACGCCGAACTGCCCTATAACGAGAACCTGCTCTGGCTCATCGGCGCCGCCATCGGTCAACCCGTCAACCAGATGGGCGGCGGCACCCTGCTCGCCTCCCTGGCCCAACGCAAGAAGGCCCGGGCTGACATTGTTCGGCCGGAGAACACCAACGAGGGTCTGGGTTACCACACCGACGGTTCCGACCTGTTGATGCTCATGTGCATTCGCCAGGCCATGGTGGGCGGCAACTCGGTGGTTTCGAGTTCGGCACGCACCGTCAAAGAGATTGCCCGTCGCTACCCCGAACTGCTGCCCTCCCTCTTCGAGGACTACTTCCCCTTCGATCGTCAGATGGAGATCCTGGAAGGTGACACCAGCTATTACCTGACCCGGCTGTGCACCATCGTCAACGGCAAGATCACCAGCCGCTATGTGCGACTGCTCATCGACGCAGCGCAGCAGCGCGGTGACTGTCCGCCGCTGACCGAGCGTCAGCTCAAGCTCATGGAGGTCTTCGACGAGATCTCCAACGAAGGCGGCGTCGAAGTCGGATTCGGCTCGGGTGACTTGGTGATCGCCAACAACTACAGCGTCATGCACGGCCGCTCCGAGTTCATCGACTCCGAAGACGAATCTCAACGTCGCCTGCTCGTACGACTCTGGCTCGCAATGGAAAACGGCCGTCCGCTGCCGTTTGACTTCGACCGTGGGGTCAACCATGACGGTGTCGCCCGCGGCGGTGTCCCGTACACCAACATCGCCTGA
- a CDS encoding MFS transporter — protein sequence MTDSAPAGLGWLRLLALSVACSLTVSVIYIPQSLLTSIAGDLGVSHGLASVLAAITQVGYAVGILLLVPLAARLEVRKQVTYQTLALTCTLLLAAVVPNVFAAIAAFLAVGLVANVSQVLIPAANRMSADDRRGKTNSVLVGALLVGIFGGRVVASLCTEWIGWRGTVVVSALAVAASIPSTRWALRKAPLPEGGVLTHSRLVLATLRRASSNPILVRSALTQACVLATFNALWTVMVLHLTGPELSWTLGEAGLFGLVGLVAGFFTPYAGRLIDRHGARRMTGCFLLVLLTAMMAILLTSNTPVAFGAVMFVATWANQSALSGNQVRALATDPERSAQLNTVFSFIVFLGGGIGGLLGPLMYAWHGIDAVATVGVVLVLVAIAQWSLIPRAAVDRSQLPSVEGRLRTTLIRN from the coding sequence ATGACCGATTCCGCTCCCGCGGGACTGGGCTGGTTGCGATTGCTCGCTCTGTCGGTTGCCTGCAGCTTGACCGTCAGCGTCATCTACATCCCGCAGTCCCTGCTCACCAGCATCGCCGGCGACCTCGGCGTATCGCATGGGCTCGCGAGTGTCCTTGCGGCCATCACCCAAGTCGGTTATGCCGTCGGGATCCTGCTCCTCGTGCCGCTCGCCGCACGTCTCGAGGTCAGAAAGCAGGTGACCTACCAGACGCTCGCCCTCACCTGCACGCTGCTGTTGGCCGCGGTGGTACCGAATGTGTTCGCCGCGATCGCGGCGTTCCTCGCTGTCGGACTGGTCGCGAACGTCTCACAAGTGCTGATTCCAGCGGCAAACCGGATGAGCGCTGATGACCGTAGAGGCAAAACGAACTCCGTGCTGGTGGGAGCGTTGCTCGTCGGAATCTTCGGCGGCAGAGTGGTGGCCAGCCTGTGCACCGAATGGATCGGTTGGCGCGGCACCGTAGTCGTCTCTGCGCTGGCGGTGGCGGCCTCGATTCCCTCGACACGCTGGGCACTGCGGAAAGCGCCGCTGCCGGAAGGCGGTGTACTGACGCACAGTCGCCTCGTGCTCGCGACGTTGCGGCGGGCGTCGTCCAACCCGATCCTGGTGCGATCAGCACTGACCCAGGCATGCGTGCTGGCGACGTTCAATGCGCTTTGGACAGTGATGGTTCTCCATCTCACCGGACCCGAGCTTTCTTGGACCCTCGGCGAGGCCGGCCTTTTCGGGCTGGTCGGACTGGTCGCAGGTTTCTTCACACCGTATGCGGGCCGCCTCATCGACCGACACGGGGCCAGGCGTATGACGGGATGTTTCCTGCTCGTTCTCTTGACGGCGATGATGGCCATACTGCTGACCAGCAACACGCCTGTCGCTTTCGGAGCTGTCATGTTCGTCGCGACGTGGGCGAACCAATCAGCGTTGTCGGGCAATCAAGTTCGAGCCCTGGCGACCGACCCCGAGCGGTCCGCCCAGCTCAACACGGTGTTCAGCTTCATCGTGTTCCTAGGAGGTGGAATCGGGGGGCTGCTGGGACCGCTTATGTACGCGTGGCACGGAATTGATGCCGTTGCCACAGTGGGGGTTGTTCTCGTCCTCGTCGCAATCGCGCAGTGGTCGCTGATACCTCGTGCGGCCGTTGACCGCTCCCAGCTCCCCTCAGTTGAAGGCCGTCTGAGAACCACCTTGATCCGAAACTAG
- a CDS encoding peptidase dimerization domain-containing protein: MNNRIAEIFAPKIRAALEQDWHNVVELSEFIHSHVEESSKEFDCCARLVVELEDHGFAVERGIAGMDTAFRASFGSDSAATTVAFVCEYDGLPPYGQSCGHNVVAAASYGAALALRPFAYDLDLRLLVIGTPAEEGVGGKYILGDAGIFDDVDFATSIYPGMDDISASRTLAAQRLTVESFGKPAHGAAHPELGINALDGIVLGFSAMAMLRPNLPPTARIHGIINEGGIHPQVVPDYARATVVVRAADLTELAEIRARVTYAFQQAVEAVGATCTVTPAERCAEAIVGIEALASLFDAALCAVGRSPTPTDEVSGAWSTDAGTLSRRVPYLQPQVKMTPRSIPPHSHAFHEASIGPDSESCIFDAAIALASMAAEFASNPDIRTEVESQFRAAVTGAS, encoded by the coding sequence GTGAACAACCGCATTGCAGAGATATTCGCACCGAAGATCCGAGCGGCACTGGAGCAGGACTGGCACAACGTCGTCGAGCTGAGCGAGTTCATCCACTCGCACGTCGAAGAGTCCTCGAAAGAGTTCGACTGCTGTGCTCGCCTGGTGGTGGAGTTGGAAGATCATGGGTTTGCGGTCGAACGTGGAATCGCCGGAATGGACACGGCGTTCCGCGCTTCGTTCGGATCTGATTCCGCTGCAACCACTGTCGCGTTTGTCTGCGAATACGACGGGCTTCCTCCCTACGGGCAGAGCTGCGGACACAACGTTGTGGCCGCAGCGTCCTATGGAGCGGCCCTGGCACTGCGGCCCTTTGCCTACGACCTCGACCTCCGACTGCTGGTGATCGGTACTCCGGCTGAGGAGGGTGTCGGCGGGAAGTACATCCTCGGCGACGCCGGAATTTTCGACGACGTGGACTTCGCCACGTCGATCTATCCCGGAATGGACGACATCTCCGCCTCGCGCACCCTTGCGGCGCAACGGCTGACCGTCGAGTCTTTCGGGAAGCCGGCCCACGGCGCAGCGCATCCGGAACTCGGTATCAATGCGCTCGACGGAATCGTGCTGGGCTTTTCCGCGATGGCGATGCTGCGTCCGAATCTGCCGCCCACGGCAAGAATTCACGGAATCATCAACGAGGGCGGTATCCACCCGCAGGTCGTCCCCGACTACGCGCGGGCAACCGTCGTCGTGCGGGCCGCAGACCTCACCGAGCTCGCCGAGATCCGAGCGCGGGTCACCTACGCGTTCCAGCAGGCCGTTGAGGCAGTCGGTGCGACATGCACCGTGACACCTGCCGAACGGTGTGCTGAAGCGATTGTCGGCATCGAGGCGTTGGCGTCCCTCTTCGACGCAGCACTGTGCGCTGTGGGACGTTCGCCCACACCCACCGACGAGGTTTCCGGCGCCTGGTCCACTGACGCCGGCACACTCAGCCGACGCGTGCCCTATTTACAGCCGCAGGTCAAGATGACGCCGCGGTCGATCCCGCCGCATTCGCACGCTTTCCACGAGGCCAGCATCGGTCCGGATTCCGAGTCCTGCATTTTTGATGCTGCGATCGCACTGGCTTCCATGGCTGCAGAGTTCGCGAGTAATCCAGATATCCGTACGGAGGTGGAATCCCAGTTCCGCGCTGCGGTGACGGGTGCGTCATGA
- a CDS encoding polysaccharide deacetylase family protein encodes MNTPPAGAGTVRDFVGYGQHTPKVTWPNGANVAINLVVNYEEGSEYSFDRDGENDVPVEAAYNFPLDTRDLSRESMYEYGSRAGIWRLMRLFDELDVPCTFYACAEAFEKNPDVAKHARAAGYDLLSHGLRWNEVWRYTRDEERQNIRLAIESFERTWGERPRAWYCRYGASVNTRELVVEEGGFVYDSDAYNDDLPYYKKMGEHQQLVIPYSLTNNDLQGDKSPSLFSDYITRAFDELWREGENGSPKMMSVGLHPRTVGQPSRANALREFIEHAQAKGKVWFARRMDIADHWLEHHPAP; translated from the coding sequence GTGAACACCCCGCCCGCCGGCGCCGGCACCGTCCGCGACTTCGTCGGCTACGGCCAGCACACGCCGAAAGTGACGTGGCCGAACGGTGCGAACGTCGCGATCAACCTCGTGGTCAACTACGAGGAAGGGTCCGAGTACTCGTTCGACCGCGATGGGGAGAACGACGTGCCCGTCGAGGCGGCGTACAACTTCCCGTTGGATACGCGCGACCTGTCGCGCGAGTCGATGTACGAGTACGGCAGCCGCGCGGGCATCTGGCGGCTGATGCGGCTGTTCGATGAGCTCGACGTACCGTGCACCTTCTACGCCTGCGCCGAAGCCTTCGAGAAGAATCCCGACGTCGCCAAGCATGCCCGCGCCGCCGGTTACGACCTGCTCAGCCATGGACTGCGATGGAACGAGGTGTGGCGCTACACCCGCGATGAGGAGCGTCAGAACATCCGGTTGGCGATCGAGTCTTTCGAACGGACGTGGGGGGAACGCCCCCGCGCCTGGTACTGCCGCTACGGTGCCTCGGTCAACACCCGCGAACTAGTCGTCGAGGAAGGCGGATTCGTCTACGACTCTGACGCCTACAACGATGATCTGCCCTACTACAAGAAGATGGGCGAACACCAGCAGCTGGTCATTCCGTACAGCCTGACCAACAACGACCTCCAGGGCGACAAGAGCCCCAGCCTGTTCTCCGACTACATCACCCGCGCCTTCGACGAGCTGTGGCGTGAGGGGGAGAACGGCTCACCCAAGATGATGTCGGTGGGCCTGCATCCCCGCACCGTCGGACAACCGTCGCGCGCCAACGCCTTGCGCGAGTTCATCGAACATGCGCAGGCGAAGGGAAAGGTGTGGTTCGCCCGCCGGATGGACATCGCTGACCACTGGCTCGAGCACCATCCCGCTCCGTGA
- a CDS encoding ABC transporter permease: MTATLAPVAAALESESASKPERNRADLYWGAASLALILVVWQLASVVIGEDDSGMRLVPGISDVLSSFMVFADYWPGGLGAERTVGGAEPTVWGATLGLGYNVAISLSRFLIGFVLGVAVGIGAGLLVSWSPIARRTVSFPAHFFRMMPLLAMLPLFSLWFGNSELGTYSFTAFAVAVLLFVLTVAAVNNVPRIYSDSATSLGASRARIYMSVIVPSVTPQLKVGVLLAIPFAWSAVLAAEVIGKQYGLGRILNFALLYAATDIVAVTALVVVIVAGCTHLLLAKVLNHLTRWVD; this comes from the coding sequence ATGACGGCAACGCTGGCACCGGTCGCTGCGGCACTCGAGTCCGAGTCGGCGTCGAAACCCGAGCGCAACAGAGCCGACCTGTACTGGGGTGCAGCGTCGTTGGCGCTCATCCTGGTGGTGTGGCAGCTCGCGTCAGTTGTCATCGGGGAAGACGATTCCGGAATGCGGCTGGTGCCCGGTATCTCCGATGTCCTGTCGTCGTTCATGGTCTTCGCCGACTACTGGCCGGGCGGGCTCGGCGCCGAGCGCACGGTGGGCGGCGCCGAACCGACCGTGTGGGGCGCGACACTCGGCTTGGGTTACAACGTCGCAATTTCATTGTCCCGCTTCCTGATCGGTTTCGTTTTGGGAGTGGCAGTCGGGATCGGGGCAGGGCTGCTCGTCAGCTGGTCGCCGATAGCCCGGCGCACGGTGTCCTTTCCGGCGCACTTCTTCCGGATGATGCCGCTGCTCGCGATGCTGCCACTGTTCAGTCTGTGGTTCGGTAACTCCGAACTCGGTACCTACTCGTTCACCGCGTTCGCGGTCGCCGTCCTACTGTTCGTACTCACGGTCGCCGCAGTGAACAACGTCCCTCGGATCTACAGCGACTCAGCCACCTCACTCGGCGCGAGCCGGGCCCGCATCTACATGTCCGTTATCGTTCCATCGGTCACACCGCAGCTGAAGGTGGGCGTTCTCCTCGCCATTCCGTTCGCGTGGAGCGCCGTGCTCGCAGCCGAAGTGATCGGTAAGCAGTACGGACTGGGCCGCATTCTCAATTTCGCGTTGCTCTATGCCGCTACCGATATCGTCGCCGTCACCGCACTTGTGGTGGTCATCGTCGCCGGATGTACCCACCTTCTCCTCGCGAAGGTCCTCAATCACCTGACCCGGTGGGTCGACTGA
- a CDS encoding ABC transporter ATP-binding protein translates to MTVETTAHQLAGGKTQPAAIELDSVSKDFRLESGEVVTSVDSVSFRIEPGEFICVIGPSGHGKSTLLNMIAGFLPATSGTVTVGGTPVTKPGPDRGVVFQRDTLFLWKTVAQNIEFGLKARGIPKDERKAVVAEMLKIIGLEKFANAWPKQLSGGMRRRVAIAAVFANKPEVLLMDEPFVGIDYLRLAQLHGVLLDLWQEAEKRAVFMVTHDIDEALTLADRIFVIKHGRLALDLKVHLPRPRLTDDITGPEANALRRQLLEEFSR, encoded by the coding sequence ATGACAGTCGAAACCACTGCTCATCAACTCGCGGGTGGGAAAACGCAACCCGCGGCGATTGAACTGGACAGCGTCTCCAAGGACTTCCGGCTCGAGTCGGGCGAGGTGGTCACCAGCGTCGACTCGGTGTCCTTCCGGATCGAGCCCGGTGAATTCATCTGTGTGATCGGGCCTTCGGGGCACGGTAAGTCGACCCTGCTCAATATGATCGCCGGGTTCCTTCCCGCGACCAGCGGTACCGTCACAGTCGGAGGAACCCCGGTGACAAAGCCGGGGCCCGACCGCGGTGTTGTTTTCCAGCGGGACACGCTGTTCCTCTGGAAGACCGTGGCACAGAATATCGAGTTCGGCTTGAAGGCTCGGGGCATACCGAAAGATGAACGCAAGGCCGTTGTGGCCGAGATGCTCAAGATCATCGGCCTGGAGAAGTTCGCCAACGCCTGGCCCAAGCAGCTCTCCGGCGGTATGCGGCGTCGGGTGGCGATCGCCGCAGTGTTCGCCAACAAGCCCGAGGTGCTGCTGATGGACGAGCCGTTTGTCGGGATCGACTATCTCCGACTGGCTCAACTCCACGGGGTCCTGCTCGACCTGTGGCAGGAGGCAGAGAAGCGGGCGGTGTTCATGGTCACCCACGACATCGATGAGGCGTTGACACTCGCCGACCGCATCTTCGTGATCAAGCACGGGAGGCTGGCACTCGACTTGAAGGTCCACCTGCCGCGGCCGCGCCTGACCGACGACATCACCGGTCCCGAGGCGAACGCACTGCGTAGGCAGCTTCTGGAGGAGTTCTCGCGATGA
- a CDS encoding ABC transporter permease: MRVRTFGPTVAGGIAGVLAVALIWTALSANSTAARFPSIPAIFGAIVDNLDVAPILAYTTFGVGGVWSNVLWTAQNVLLGVTTGLVIGFGTGLALARIEWFHRLGRLPVAILGTVPVLAILPFLTLWFGNSALATNGLVIFFTALTVASTVHSAAGVAETRYADYAATLGVSTRRTTMSVVLPALVPSTIGVVRAATAFGWGFQCIAEVLGGSQGAGRLIRSFSDATQTAGAIGVLIVVGIVAVVVDALIGLAGRWIVRWNE, encoded by the coding sequence ATGCGCGTCAGGACATTTGGTCCTACGGTCGCGGGTGGGATCGCGGGCGTGCTGGCGGTCGCACTGATCTGGACGGCGTTGTCGGCGAACAGCACGGCAGCTCGATTCCCCAGCATCCCCGCCATCTTCGGCGCGATAGTCGACAACCTCGACGTGGCACCGATCCTGGCCTACACCACATTCGGGGTAGGGGGTGTCTGGTCCAACGTGCTGTGGACAGCACAGAACGTGCTCCTCGGTGTGACGACCGGCCTGGTCATCGGCTTCGGCACGGGTCTGGCTCTGGCGCGGATCGAATGGTTCCACCGATTGGGCCGACTTCCGGTGGCCATTCTCGGGACCGTCCCGGTCCTGGCCATTCTGCCGTTCTTGACACTGTGGTTCGGCAACTCTGCGCTTGCGACCAACGGCCTGGTGATCTTCTTCACTGCCCTCACCGTGGCCAGCACGGTTCATTCGGCGGCGGGTGTGGCGGAGACCCGGTATGCCGATTACGCTGCCACACTGGGTGTTTCGACGAGGCGGACCACAATGTCGGTCGTCCTGCCCGCATTGGTTCCGTCCACCATCGGTGTTGTCCGTGCCGCAACGGCATTCGGGTGGGGTTTCCAGTGCATCGCCGAGGTGCTCGGTGGCAGCCAAGGTGCGGGGCGTCTGATCCGGTCATTCTCTGATGCCACCCAAACGGCTGGAGCCATCGGCGTCCTGATTGTCGTCGGCATCGTCGCCGTTGTAGTTGATGCCCTGATCGGCCTCGCCGGCCGTTGGATTGTGAGGTGGAACGAATGA
- a CDS encoding ABC transporter substrate-binding protein has translation MTLTSRRTLSRGVALAACVALGGALVACSSDDSSGGPVAAGPSTVTDNELLKKYGVEIPQELVNVGMMPYADNMILSIGMANDWFEEVGIDIGPAKFASISDEQQIPLTLNGDYDVVAAYGPNMVRNAEGAPSIKIFNFVDVTSGLAILAAPGSAKSSVSDLMGDGASFEDAVTSVMTEMKGSRFATDDLGAHRSFLDAVYGISGFSQADFGNVSVVDDSQTLLLARGGKLDYAKPIGAVQTAELIEDGWYPVIGLQDLIENLPAGDPRAVSGLGHVGHAADEKWIEENHDTMLRVSSVAFRITDAVLADINNGTTEAIDTLVPVIESAASVDTSADALRIVFEEIGPFASFEDQADWWVNTESPYYYKSTYNQQIKTAQEAGVITNPDLDASDFIIADDVYMELVEYKKQYDALLPQAQGLTGDQAKLAELAATQYAHRNYLDAARILEAAVK, from the coding sequence ATGACATTAACCTCTCGGCGCACTCTCTCTCGTGGAGTTGCGCTCGCGGCATGCGTTGCTCTCGGCGGCGCCCTCGTCGCGTGCTCAAGCGATGACAGCAGCGGCGGGCCGGTCGCCGCGGGCCCCAGCACGGTCACCGACAACGAGCTGCTCAAGAAGTACGGTGTTGAGATCCCGCAGGAGCTCGTGAACGTAGGCATGATGCCGTACGCCGACAACATGATTTTGTCGATCGGCATGGCCAACGACTGGTTCGAGGAAGTCGGTATCGACATTGGTCCGGCGAAGTTCGCGAGCATCTCCGATGAACAGCAGATTCCGCTTACCCTGAACGGTGACTACGACGTCGTTGCCGCCTACGGCCCCAACATGGTTCGCAACGCGGAGGGCGCACCGTCGATCAAGATCTTCAACTTCGTCGACGTCACCAGCGGGCTCGCCATCCTCGCCGCTCCGGGCTCGGCCAAATCCTCTGTGTCGGACCTGATGGGGGACGGCGCGAGCTTCGAGGACGCGGTTACCAGTGTCATGACCGAGATGAAGGGATCGCGCTTCGCAACCGATGATCTCGGCGCGCACCGCAGCTTCCTGGACGCCGTTTACGGAATCAGCGGATTCTCCCAGGCAGACTTCGGCAACGTCAGCGTTGTCGACGATTCCCAGACCCTCCTGCTGGCCCGTGGCGGAAAGCTCGACTACGCCAAGCCGATCGGTGCTGTCCAGACCGCGGAGTTGATCGAGGACGGGTGGTACCCCGTCATCGGCCTCCAGGATCTCATCGAAAATCTTCCTGCCGGTGACCCCCGGGCCGTATCCGGCCTCGGCCACGTCGGTCACGCCGCCGACGAAAAGTGGATCGAGGAGAACCACGACACCATGTTGCGCGTGTCGTCGGTCGCCTTCCGAATCACCGACGCGGTCCTTGCCGACATCAACAACGGCACCACCGAGGCCATCGACACCTTGGTGCCGGTTATCGAGTCGGCCGCGTCGGTGGACACATCCGCCGATGCTCTTCGGATCGTCTTCGAAGAGATCGGCCCGTTCGCCTCGTTCGAAGACCAGGCTGACTGGTGGGTCAACACAGAATCGCCGTACTACTACAAGTCGACCTACAACCAGCAGATCAAGACCGCACAAGAGGCAGGGGTGATCACCAACCCCGACCTCGATGCTTCCGACTTCATCATCGCCGATGACGTCTACATGGAGCTCGTCGAATACAAAAAACAGTACGATGCGCTGCTGCCTCAGGCCCAAGGATTGACCGGAGACCAGGCCAAGCTCGCCGAGCTCGCTGCGACCCAGTACGCGCACCGCAACTACCTCGACGCTGCCCGCATCCTCGAGGCCGCCGTCAAATGA
- a CDS encoding M24 family metallopeptidase, whose translation MLNAAQGCAENAHLWLSELLQICDGRAETRNHYMTQLVADHRFTTNAERARRVDALRAAMTLHGLDALVIAGRDDIRFRGRVFYATDYWQLFADSHVVLTHSSGPVLIGGTVWGISQARQSDWISECRLSGTPGTEIGNVLAEQRVSAGKIGVVGLDDGGFAYSHYMQLSDALPNAQISDATDLFEKCRQVNSAESLAALTGTSACWNSIYAELEAFVRPGVTEIRLAAQAHRICREHGVRDPMVVLDSTPFKGATTFGTQKVIESGDVVTVWIESAGPNGTWLEYRRMYSVGPVSPEYRDMWQICIEAHQAGVAAMRPGAMASEFVEGVATSFRSHGIELDYTTPADQHRSFHLHGIGTDAIQGVWVSGNDRLLIENEVVNIHPHRLFGTPEETAKFGLFGLTDNILVTPGGGRWMTNDQQLTSAFVEL comes from the coding sequence TTGCTCAACGCCGCACAGGGTTGTGCAGAAAATGCACACCTTTGGTTGTCGGAACTGCTACAGATTTGCGACGGTCGAGCCGAGACGAGGAACCACTACATGACGCAGCTAGTTGCGGATCATCGCTTCACCACGAACGCAGAGCGCGCACGACGCGTCGACGCACTCCGTGCCGCGATGACTTTGCACGGTCTCGACGCGTTGGTCATTGCGGGTCGCGACGATATTCGGTTCCGCGGCAGGGTCTTCTATGCAACGGACTACTGGCAGCTCTTCGCCGATAGTCACGTCGTGCTCACGCACTCATCCGGCCCGGTCTTGATCGGGGGCACCGTATGGGGCATCTCGCAGGCTCGCCAGTCCGATTGGATCTCGGAGTGTCGTCTCAGTGGCACTCCTGGCACCGAGATTGGCAACGTTCTCGCGGAGCAGAGGGTGTCGGCCGGAAAAATCGGTGTCGTAGGACTGGACGACGGGGGTTTCGCCTACAGCCATTACATGCAGCTCAGCGATGCGCTACCGAACGCCCAGATCAGCGATGCCACCGATCTTTTCGAAAAGTGCCGGCAGGTCAACAGTGCCGAGTCCCTCGCTGCGCTGACGGGCACCTCGGCGTGCTGGAACTCGATATACGCGGAGCTCGAAGCGTTTGTCAGGCCCGGTGTGACCGAAATCCGGCTGGCGGCCCAAGCGCATCGGATCTGCCGTGAGCACGGAGTCCGTGATCCCATGGTCGTCCTCGACTCAACCCCTTTCAAGGGGGCCACGACGTTCGGGACGCAGAAGGTCATCGAGAGCGGTGACGTGGTGACAGTCTGGATCGAATCCGCGGGCCCCAACGGAACGTGGCTGGAGTATCGCCGCATGTACTCTGTCGGGCCTGTTTCCCCGGAGTACCGCGACATGTGGCAGATCTGCATCGAAGCCCATCAGGCCGGCGTCGCGGCGATGAGACCGGGCGCCATGGCAAGCGAATTCGTCGAAGGTGTAGCCACCTCATTCCGCTCACATGGAATCGAGCTCGACTACACCACCCCCGCAGACCAGCACCGTTCGTTCCATCTTCACGGCATCGGAACGGACGCGATCCAGGGAGTGTGGGTCAGTGGAAACGACCGACTTCTCATCGAAAACGAAGTTGTGAACATCCATCCCCACCGGCTGTTCGGAACACCTGAAGAGACAGCAAAGTTCGGCCTCTTCGGCCTCACCGACAACATCCTTGTGACACCCGGTGGCGGCCGATGGATGACGAATGATCAACAGCTCACATCCGCATTCGTCGAACTGTGA